The Mycolicibacterium doricum genome includes a region encoding these proteins:
- a CDS encoding ACT domain-containing protein has translation MVAVPSYLLRVQVEDRPGRLGSLAVALGSVGADILSLDVVERVAGYAIDDLVVDLPAGTMPDTLITAAERLAGVYVDTIRPHTGLLEAHRELELIDHVAAAKGKAVMLQTLVDEAPRVLRVGWCTVVRADEAGLLHVVGSHGAPETQARKAPWLPLAHAEALDSSAEWVPQAWRDMDTTLAAAPLGDPFTAVVLGRPGGPAFRPSEVARLGYLAGIVATIVK, from the coding sequence GTGGTCGCCGTGCCTTCGTATCTGCTACGGGTTCAAGTCGAGGACCGGCCCGGCCGGCTCGGCTCGCTGGCCGTAGCTCTCGGTTCGGTGGGCGCCGATATTCTGTCGCTCGACGTCGTCGAACGAGTCGCCGGTTACGCGATCGACGACCTGGTGGTCGACCTCCCCGCCGGGACCATGCCCGACACGCTCATCACGGCCGCTGAACGCCTCGCCGGCGTCTACGTCGACACCATCCGCCCGCACACCGGGTTACTGGAGGCGCACCGCGAGCTCGAGTTGATCGACCACGTCGCCGCGGCGAAAGGCAAGGCCGTGATGCTGCAGACACTCGTCGACGAGGCGCCGCGGGTGTTGCGAGTGGGCTGGTGCACGGTGGTGCGTGCCGATGAGGCGGGGCTTCTGCACGTCGTCGGCAGTCATGGCGCTCCGGAGACGCAGGCACGAAAAGCCCCGTGGCTGCCGCTGGCCCATGCCGAGGCGCTCGACTCCTCCGCGGAGTGGGTGCCCCAGGCCTGGCGCGATATGGACACGACGCTCGCGGCCGCCCCGCTGGGCGACCCCTTCACCGCGGTGGTGCTCGGCCGCCCGGGCGGACCGGCCTTCCGGCCGTCGGAAGTCGCGCGGCTCGGCTACCTCGCCGGAATCGTCGCGACGATCGTGAAGTAG
- the gatC gene encoding Asp-tRNA(Asn)/Glu-tRNA(Gln) amidotransferase subunit GatC, whose protein sequence is MSQISRDEVAHLARLARLALSDDELDSFAGQLDAILGHVSAIQSVDVAGVKPTGNPLTDVNVMRPDVVMPGLTQGQALAAAPKAVDGRFAVPRILGEPE, encoded by the coding sequence GTGTCACAGATCTCCCGAGACGAGGTGGCCCACCTCGCCCGACTGGCCCGCCTGGCGCTGAGCGACGATGAACTCGACAGCTTCGCCGGTCAGTTGGACGCCATCCTGGGCCACGTCAGCGCGATCCAGTCCGTCGACGTCGCCGGCGTGAAGCCCACCGGCAACCCGCTGACCGACGTCAACGTCATGCGTCCTGACGTGGTGATGCCCGGCCTCACCCAGGGGCAGGCGCTGGCCGCCGCACCGAAAGCCGTCGACGGACGCTTCGCCGTCCCGCGCATCCTGGGGGAACCTGAATGA
- the gatA gene encoding Asp-tRNA(Asn)/Glu-tRNA(Gln) amidotransferase subunit GatA produces MSDLIREDAAVLAGRIAAKEISSTELTRACLDQIADTDERFHAFLHVAADEALAESARIDSAVAAGERLPSPLAGVPVALKDVFTTTDMPTTCGSKILAGWRSPYDATVTVRLRAAGMPILGKTNMDEFAMGSSTENSAYGPTRNPWDVSRVPGGSGGGSAAALAAFQAPLAIGTDTGGSIRQPAALTATVGVKPTYGTVSRYGLIACASSLDQGGPCARTVLDTALLHQVIAGHDPRDSTSVPAAIPDVAAAARAGASGDLSGVRVGVVKQLRGEGYQPGVLASFTAAVEQLSALGADVTEVDCPNIDHSLAAYYLILPSEVSSNLARFDGMRFGLRTGDDGIHSAEEVMALSRAAGFGPEVKRRIMIGTYALSAGYYDAYYNQAQKVRTLIAGDFDAAYEKVDVLVSPATPTTAFRLGEKVDDPLAMYLFDLCTLPLNLAGHCGMSVPSGLSQDDDLPVGLQIMAPALADDRLYRVGAAYEAARGPLPTAL; encoded by the coding sequence ATGAGCGACCTTATCCGTGAGGACGCCGCCGTCCTGGCGGGCCGTATCGCCGCCAAAGAGATCTCCTCGACCGAACTCACCCGGGCGTGCCTGGACCAGATCGCCGACACAGACGAGCGTTTCCATGCATTCCTGCACGTGGCCGCCGACGAAGCGCTCGCCGAATCCGCCCGCATCGACTCCGCGGTGGCCGCCGGTGAACGTCTTCCCTCGCCCCTGGCCGGTGTGCCGGTCGCACTCAAGGACGTGTTCACCACCACAGACATGCCGACCACGTGCGGGTCGAAGATCCTGGCGGGCTGGCGGTCTCCCTACGACGCCACCGTCACCGTGCGGCTGCGCGCGGCTGGTATGCCGATCCTGGGCAAGACCAACATGGACGAATTCGCCATGGGCAGTTCGACGGAGAACTCCGCATACGGGCCGACCCGCAACCCGTGGGATGTCTCGCGGGTGCCCGGCGGGTCCGGCGGCGGCAGCGCGGCAGCCCTCGCGGCGTTCCAGGCGCCGCTGGCGATCGGCACCGACACCGGTGGATCGATCCGTCAACCTGCGGCGCTGACCGCCACCGTCGGGGTGAAGCCCACCTATGGAACGGTCTCGCGGTACGGGCTGATCGCCTGCGCGTCGTCGCTGGACCAGGGCGGGCCGTGTGCGCGCACAGTGCTCGACACCGCGCTTCTGCATCAGGTGATCGCCGGCCACGACCCCAGGGATTCCACGTCGGTGCCTGCCGCGATACCGGACGTCGCCGCCGCCGCCCGTGCCGGTGCGTCCGGTGACCTCAGCGGTGTACGGGTCGGCGTGGTGAAGCAGTTGCGCGGCGAGGGCTACCAACCCGGTGTGTTGGCGTCGTTCACCGCCGCGGTCGAACAACTCAGCGCGCTCGGCGCGGACGTCACCGAGGTGGACTGCCCGAACATCGACCATTCGCTGGCGGCCTACTACCTGATCCTGCCCTCAGAGGTGTCGTCGAATCTCGCCCGCTTCGACGGGATGCGGTTCGGGCTGCGCACCGGCGACGACGGCATCCACAGCGCCGAAGAGGTGATGGCACTGAGCCGCGCCGCCGGGTTCGGTCCGGAAGTCAAGCGCCGCATCATGATCGGCACCTATGCGCTGTCGGCCGGCTACTACGACGCCTACTACAACCAGGCGCAGAAGGTTCGCACCCTGATCGCCGGTGACTTCGACGCGGCTTACGAGAAGGTGGACGTGCTGGTGTCGCCGGCCACGCCGACGACCGCCTTCCGCCTCGGCGAGAAGGTCGACGATCCACTGGCGATGTACCTGTTCGACCTGTGCACGCTGCCGCTCAACCTGGCCGGGCACTGTGGGATGTCGGTGCCGTCTGGACTCTCCCAGGACGACGACCTGCCGGTCGGCCTGCAGATCATGGCGCCCGCCCTTGCCGACGACCGGCTGTACCGGGTGGGTGCGGCCTACGAGGCGGCCCGCGGGCCGCTGCCCACCGCGCTGTAG
- a CDS encoding ATP-dependent 6-phosphofructokinase, translating into MRIGVLTGGGDCPGLNAVIRAVVRTCDVRYGSSVVGFQDGWRGLLENRRIQLRNDDRNDRLLAKGGTVLGTARVHPEKLRAGLEQIKQTLDDNGIDVLIPIGGEGTLTAAHWLSEENVPVVGVPKTIDNDIDCTDVTFGHDTALTVASEAIDRLHSTAESHQRVMLVEVMGRHAGWIALNAGLASGAHMTLIPEQPFDVEEVCRLVKQRFVRGDAHFICVVAEGAKPAEGTMQLRQGGLDEFGHEKFTGVAQQLAIEVEKRVNRDVRVTVLGHVQRGGTPTPYDRVLATRFGVNAADAAHAGEYGMMVSARGQEIGRVSLADATRQLKLVPQSRYDDAAEFFG; encoded by the coding sequence ATGCGCATCGGAGTTCTCACCGGCGGTGGTGACTGTCCCGGCCTCAACGCCGTGATCAGGGCGGTGGTCCGCACCTGTGATGTGCGCTACGGCTCCTCGGTGGTGGGCTTCCAGGACGGCTGGCGCGGCCTGCTGGAGAACCGTCGGATCCAGTTGCGCAACGACGACCGCAACGACCGGCTGCTTGCCAAGGGCGGCACCGTGCTGGGTACCGCGCGGGTGCATCCGGAGAAGCTGCGCGCCGGCCTCGAGCAGATCAAGCAGACCCTCGACGACAACGGCATCGACGTGCTGATCCCGATCGGCGGCGAGGGTACCTTGACCGCCGCGCACTGGCTGTCGGAGGAGAACGTGCCGGTGGTCGGCGTGCCGAAGACCATCGACAACGACATCGATTGCACCGACGTGACTTTCGGGCACGATACCGCCTTAACGGTGGCCAGCGAGGCGATCGACCGCCTGCACTCCACCGCTGAATCGCATCAGCGGGTGATGCTGGTCGAGGTGATGGGGCGCCACGCCGGCTGGATCGCGCTGAACGCCGGCCTGGCCTCCGGTGCGCACATGACGCTGATCCCTGAACAGCCCTTCGACGTCGAAGAGGTGTGCCGGTTGGTCAAGCAGCGCTTCGTGCGGGGCGATGCGCACTTTATCTGTGTCGTCGCCGAGGGCGCCAAACCCGCCGAGGGCACCATGCAGTTACGGCAGGGGGGGCTGGACGAATTCGGTCACGAGAAGTTCACCGGCGTCGCTCAGCAGTTGGCGATAGAGGTCGAGAAGCGGGTCAACCGCGACGTGCGGGTGACGGTGCTCGGCCATGTGCAGCGCGGCGGCACGCCGACCCCGTACGACCGCGTGCTGGCGACGCGGTTCGGCGTGAACGCCGCCGACGCCGCACATGCCGGTGAGTACGGGATGATGGTCTCGGCGCGCGGACAGGAGATCGGCCGGGTGTCGCTGGCCGACGCCACACGCCAGCTCAAGCTGGTGCCGCAGAGCCGTTACGACGACGCCGCGGAGTTCTTCGGCTGA
- a CDS encoding cutinase family protein has translation MPHHRGTRSGVGGPGVRRPAAATAGRQIGERLSVVYPASLDWPRAADGVTDASNRVRDIVATCPDTKMVLGGYSQGAAVMEGATADQIPLGYIPRPASRGRWIPRSPTTSPPSSCSAPTVIGRQ, from the coding sequence GTGCCACACCACCGAGGTACCCGGTCCGGGGTGGGCGGGCCAGGAGTTCGTCGACCCGCTGCAGCCACAGCTGGGCGGCAGATCGGTGAACGTCTATCCGTGGTCTATCCCGCGAGTCTGGACTGGCCGCGGGCCGCCGACGGCGTCACCGACGCCAGCAACCGCGTCCGCGACATCGTCGCCACCTGCCCGGACACCAAGATGGTTCTCGGCGGATACTCCCAGGGTGCGGCGGTCATGGAAGGTGCGACGGCCGACCAGATCCCGCTCGGATACATCCCCCGGCCGGCATCACGGGGACGATGGATCCCGAGGTCGCCGACCACGTCGCCGCCGTCGTCCTGTTCGGCGCCCACAGTCATAGGGCGCCAATAG